From the genome of Vicia villosa cultivar HV-30 ecotype Madison, WI unplaced genomic scaffold, Vvil1.0 ctg.003157F_1_1, whole genome shotgun sequence:
ggtcacaagaaGAGTATCACCACTCGAGATAcaattttcaatgaagctgaaatggcttttaagaaaatgatgatgttggtcgaagtgcagaaataTCTGACAAAAAGCTGGAACGGGTGGAGCatattgatgctgaattgcatattctagatgaagtcgaagaagaagcagaagatgttgaggaagttgaggacatcgtcaatgactacctattgtcaagagatatgtcgagaagagtcatcaagccacctcaaagacttgggtatgcagatcttaaagcttatgccttaatctctgcaagtgggGTTTTAGACGAAGAACCtggagactataaggaagttaagAGGAGTCGAAATAatactgaatggctgaaggccatgaataatgagatgaaatctcttcatgataatcacacctgggaactaatcaagaaacctgctgaagcaaggttagtcagttgtaaatggattttcaaagttaaggaaggaatctaaGGAGTGACATCGAAAAGATACAAAGCAAGGttggttgcaaggggtttcactcaaaaagaatgtgtcgacttcaatgatgtgttttctcttgttgtgaagcataggtccattcgaatgttgcttgccatggtggcacagttcgatcttgaactggaacagatggatgtgaagactacgttgttgtatgatgatctagatgaaacgatcctcatgaggcaacctgaagggtatgtcgaaaagaggAAGGAAGATGATGTGTACAAGCTAAaaagatctttatatggactgaaacaatctccttgatagtggaataggagattcgacaagttcctgacacacataagtttcattagaagtcagttcgaccactgtgtttacttccaatttctacctggtaattcatttgttattttttgctttatgtggatgatattctcatagcaagcatcAATGTCAAATATTTAATGAGGGTAAAggatgaactcaataaggagtttttATGAAGGATTTAGGAACAACATCCAGGATTCTTAGGATTGACGTCAAAAGAGATAAAAAgcagtcgaagttatgcttatcttaAGAGGCATACCTATGGAAGATTCTcgacaagtttggtatgtcgaattcaaaggTTATTATGACTCTgataaaccctcaattcaagctgagtattgatcactATTCCAATTCTAATGtcgaaagagcttatatgaatagaattccatatgctaatatagtatgttctttgatgtatgatatGGTCTGCACAAGACCCATATAGCATATGCAGTacgtcttgtaagcaggtacatggcgaattcTGGAAGGGCTTAATGGCAAGCATTAAAGTGGATTCTAagatacataaatgggtctctaaataaagtcttaatttatggtggagccttgggtgaaggtAGTAAAGCAATAATTGAAGAATATGTCGACTGTGATTATGTAGGTTGTATGGAtttcagaaaatctatttctagatatgttttcactatgtttggcataccaattagttggaaagaaacacttcaaaaggttgttgctttatcaaccactgaagcggaatatatttcCCTCActaaagctgtgaaagaagcattgtggcttgaaggcttTGCGAagaagctgaaacttcaaggtcgaggtatcactgttaaatgcgATAGTCAAAGTGTTATACACCTGTCAAAGAAATCAtaatatcatgagcgaactaagctcATCGATGTGAGTTTGCATTTCAtaagaggagtaatcgagcatggagaagtccaagtgctaaaGGTTTCGACATATCACAATACGGCTGATATGATCACCGACATTGCCCAATTATAAGTTTtcccactgtatgcagttgataaagatGCACGAAGAAAACTAATTTGTTCtttgatgttatagagtttggttcaaggtggagatttatgagaattggatcaaactctagtgggTCGAAGAGTAGCTTCATATTTCGACAGAGAATGTGTCaaagacctacatactgtagtcgaagtgtgttctagtatatgggtgttgaaatgctaggattgttagtattatgaattgggcctgtttataatgtccaattgtttaagttagcttgtaatgggtatttgcgaaaaagcccattagtttagtatgttaaatttattataaatacatactagtctctcatcattgcatactaaAAATCTTAATTTAGgctgagagggttatttgttattcttgtaacacttgtaatcttgtttcaaagagaaagtaaagaataacagttataaccaatccttgatgttcttcttgcttcccattgtgttccctattatactcTATTCTGGGCATcgttttcaatatatatatatatatatatatatatatatatatatatatatatatatatatatatatatatatatatatatatatatatatatatatatatatatatatatatatatatatatatatatatatatatgctaggCAATGAGTTAACGTTACCAAACAATACAAATTTTATCAACTTTCAATTATCTATTACCAATTTGGTTATTTGCTATCGTTATTTTTTAACAAACATAAACTATGTATATACTTCAACCAAATTCTCAAACTAACTTATAATATTTCTTGATTAAATGTTCATGAAAATTTTAGAGTTgtgttgatttttgatttaaCATAATTATATAATTGAGTCCATTCAAGTTTggatttcaatttgtttttttaaacaagatgcaataaatttaaaattataacacACTTTTGGTCCCTTATCATTACCTTGGAATTTATATTGatccattttctaaaaaaatatacatattgATTCCTTAACTTTACTAAAGTGGGCATGTTAGTCAATTTCATCTTAATGACAATAACGGCATCAATGTTTTATTATATGTCCTTGAAAGCACAAAGTATCTTGTGGCATCTTTTGTGTGCTTTAAATGCACAGACTTGAAAGCGTTAGGCTAAGAGGGCTGAGATGCTTGAAGAAAAAATCACTCGGGCAACCTGACCAATGTTTACGAATGAACTTCAAATAATTATTTCCTTGAATATACAAGTCGTATTGTCGAGGtgattttcttgttaagtttCTCGCCCCTTATGAGCCTCACGCTAAGGGGGGTGTGTACATCACGAAAAATTATCATCTTGTTGATCGCCGATCTAAGTCCCAAGTCAATGTTAAGGTTGTCCAAGTATAGGGTTCAACGAGATAGCATGCCACCCCGACAGACAAGCATTTATAGACTGTGATCATATGACATTGACATAGTTAACCCAGTCCTTGTATACCCCTAGAGTCAACGTTTCTAATCAACACCCTTTATATACGTAGGAAACACATTTAAAGTCGATTAAATAGTCCTAAATGATCATACTCAGGCAAAGAAACATGAGCCTTAATTCCTATTTACTATCCAACTAGACAAGGAAACATGCAACCGAGAAGAAAAATAACTTACTTTTCATGACACCCTTATTTATCTTACCCAACAAACCGTGATAAAATCCATTTTTCATTGTTGTACAATCACTTATTTATAATAGTATgtatgaataattttctttttacaattttataaataaatagaaaaatcatATTGAAAATTTAAAACTAAGATAATACACAACCCGAAAACAAAAATTTAATTGACAATTTATTGCACACACGAGTGTGACACAAATTTTTATATGTATTACATAAAACCATTACATAAAACTAACATGATACTTAACCCTCAtactaaaaaaatacataatagaAAATTGTATATGAATAACATAAaaccattaattaattaaaactttgACATTAGTTTATTTTCCCACAATTCTTTCTGATCTCTCCCTTTGATCCAGTGAGAGGTTTAATATCTCCCATCTTGATCATAGCAACAACAAAATCAGATGAAAAGGATTTTGGATTAGTACTATAGCCACTCACTATAGAATCGGCGGACCCGCCATTGAAAAGTTGTTGGTCTGAATGGAGAAGACCTTTCTTTTGAATAAGATTCTTGAAGTAGTTGTTATCAAAAGAAATCGGTGTCTGAAGATCAAGAGGAGCCAAATTGCTATCCCCTGACCCTGATGTACTTGGACAATTTGATTGTCTCGTGTTAGCAAAAGAAGTATCTATGTTGGTCTCGTTGTAGATTCTTGTCCTAAAGGTTGTGCACCTTGCTTGTCCAATAGTGTGACCACCTGGTCAATTAATTAAGACCTCAAATTAAGCACTTAAAAATTATTTGTTCCTTTTTATATAAgtaaatttttttcatatatttcacTAAATCACAACAACTATACCTGATAATGCGACTAAGTCCTTGATGGAAAGACCGTTATTACTAAACATTTTGGCAAGTACTTTGAGGTCAGAAGTTGCTAACGGAATGGATGTAGTTGCGGCAGATTGACTGGCATTCCTTGCGTCTCTTCTTCCAAGTTTTACATTCCAGGTTGGGCCTCCAAGCTAccatgtaaaataaaaataacacaagaataaaaatattaattaacatttttttaactaaatcattGTTATAAGTTCACACTTACAATTGCGACGGAATCTGCAGCTGCAATGGCAAGAATATCAGCACATGATACAACTCCGGGACACACATTCTCTACGGCAGATTTTATGTTATCAATTACTTCAAATCCACGAGCAGAGTTATTGTTCTGTGGCGCGTGTTGCTCTCCGGTAAAGGTTGTTGTGTCATCTAGCAGAATTGATCCATCACAACCCTATAATAGCTCATATATTTTAGTTTGAATTTATATCTCAACAAATGAAATTCGAATTTTCTAAAACTCAATAGTAAAACGATATCACTTTAATTAATAAtagttttttaatattagatatcATTAAAGAAAGtgtgttaaaaatatatttttgttagaacaaTTATGCGAATACATATCAAATTAAGAAAAATACACAAAAGTTTTTTCACGCAGTTCAGTCAAACATAACAAGACTTACGTTGACAAAACAATCATGGAAGAATAAACGTAGGATGGAAGCACCAATTCGAGCCTCCTTTGATATGGCCGATTGCATAGTGGATTTCACCGTAGGTAAGAGTTTGGGACAAGAACTCGAATAAAAATTTATAGAAAGTTGTGCATTGGTACTCCCTATTATTAGAACAAATAGAACCAAACTGATCATGGTTAATCTAGAGCCATTTAAAGTAGCCATTAATTAAATCCTCTACTAACAAAGAAGTTTCACTAAACTAGCTAGCTCTAGTGTTTATGTTTCTTCTTGAGAAGAGGGGTGTGGTTTATCAAATTATAGAATTAGTGTCATATTTATAATGGTTCTTTGCAATAGCAAGGTTTGTCTGAGTCAATGTGTAGCACGTAGAAAATAGACAAATCATTTATGCATGGGCCGGGAAAATTAATGTGGTCATATAATTATTTGtgatatttttcaaaaaagaagTGCTCTATtataatgaaaacaaaatactatttatttggaattatttggttCTCATAAATTTCCATAGATACATCTCTCACTAATGAATTTATGATTATGGTGGATTATAACAATATGGTTAGTAGTTGTATGATTTGAGTCGATCAACTCAAAGATAACGAAGCGCAAATTAAGGCAGCTTCAATTTTGTCAAAGTGCTTACTATTCCTTCAATAAGTTCCTATCAAATAACCCTTTATTGAGTCATATATAACATGTGATATCCATACAAGTTGGATAACGACGAAACAGAGGGGAAAAAAAAGAAGTAGaatttgacacttaattttgaaTAGTATTTGAATACTTTTaagtataataatataatttttgtgtAATTGAAAATTCACTTAATTTTGATGCATTCGTTTTTacaacatgtttttgtttttatattttttattttcataaattttaaattgaaatgGAGATGGCAGCTCACTTGCTTgagataaagaagaaaaaaaggtaaGGCAATTTATGTCATTTCCGTCTAATTTTTACAAACGGCGTCAATACGTGAGAATGATTACATAAGGTGgaacctaaaaattaaaattcatcAATAATAGATATGTTATATTTTATGTAATTAGTACGAGGATGAAGTGTAAACACTACGTGAGAGAATAAAAGATTTTGCAGGAGAAAACTGAGTTGAAGTGGAGGTTCTTTACGAGAAAACTAGATATAAGGAGGAAATTAAGGCTCTTGACTATAGttctgttaagagtctcacatcagacaatatatgaCCATGTGTTTATAATTGGGGGAAATTCTCACCCTAcgagccggttttgtagggttgaattAGACCTAacaacatttcttaacatggta
Proteins encoded in this window:
- the LOC131640471 gene encoding peroxidase P7-like, encoding MATLNGSRLTMISLVLFVLIIGSTNAQLSINFYSSSCPKLLPTVKSTMQSAISKEARIGASILRLFFHDCFVNGCDGSILLDDTTTFTGEQHAPQNNNSARGFEVIDNIKSAVENVCPGVVSCADILAIAAADSVAILGGPTWNVKLGRRDARNASQSAATTSIPLATSDLKVLAKMFSNNGLSIKDLVALSGGHTIGQARCTTFRTRIYNETNIDTSFANTRQSNCPSTSGSGDSNLAPLDLQTPISFDNNYFKNLIQKKGLLHSDQQLFNGGSADSIVSGYSTNPKSFSSDFVVAMIKMGDIKPLTGSKGEIRKNCGKIN